A genomic segment from Syntrophotalea acetylenivorans encodes:
- the trmB gene encoding tRNA (guanosine(46)-N7)-methyltransferase TrmB, producing MTQRIIEITSPTFLPEQQLEPPVDFAAIFGNDNPLALEIGCGIGDFIVQLAAQQPQRNFLAIDIYNKGCYKTCRRIDKTSLTNVRVMRIEARFLLDRYLTMDSLDAVYINCPDPWPKKRHRQRRLLNQEFLKTLLYYLRPGGELFFSTDFADYAEQVAPQLLSLPDYQSKLEQLPGQLPADYPRSKYMRRFLDRGQPIYFLHCNKKESCDSGPHLLAPVSPGFRTPWSTIPHG from the coding sequence ATGACTCAGCGCATCATTGAAATAACCTCTCCAACATTTCTCCCGGAGCAACAACTTGAACCCCCGGTGGATTTTGCCGCAATCTTTGGCAACGACAATCCCCTTGCCCTGGAGATCGGCTGTGGCATCGGAGACTTCATCGTTCAACTGGCGGCACAACAACCACAGCGAAACTTTTTAGCCATCGATATCTATAACAAGGGCTGCTACAAGACCTGCCGAAGAATCGACAAAACCAGCCTGACCAATGTTCGAGTCATGCGTATCGAGGCCCGCTTTCTCCTTGACCGCTATCTGACCATGGATAGCCTGGATGCCGTGTATATCAACTGCCCTGACCCCTGGCCAAAGAAACGTCATCGCCAACGGCGCCTTCTCAATCAGGAATTCCTAAAAACATTGCTGTACTATCTGCGACCCGGCGGCGAACTTTTCTTCAGCACCGACTTTGCCGATTATGCCGAACAGGTCGCCCCGCAACTGCTCAGTCTGCCCGACTATCAAAGCAAGCTCGAACAACTGCCCGGACAGTTGCCGGCAGACTATCCCCGCTCGAAATACATGCGCCGTTTTCTGGACCGGGGACAGCCGATCTATTTTCTGCACTGCAACAAAAAGGAGTCTTGCGACAGCGGCCCTCATTTGCTTGCACCGGTCAGCCCGGGATTTAGAACCCCTTGGAGCACCATTCCCCATGGCTGA
- a CDS encoding c-type cytochrome: MTIIRQIGLYIMILVPLCLSSATEAADTPGDIIAMLGCRACHRLNGKGGQIGPILNGIGQRMNRRQLEQMLMSHEATEPKQHMPHYDYLFESERQQLLDSLEHQ; encoded by the coding sequence ATGACCATAATCCGCCAGATTGGCCTATATATCATGATACTGGTTCCCCTCTGCTTAAGCTCTGCTACCGAAGCAGCGGACACACCGGGGGATATAATAGCGATGCTCGGTTGCCGCGCCTGTCATCGATTAAACGGTAAGGGCGGTCAAATCGGACCAATCCTCAACGGAATCGGTCAGCGCATGAACAGGCGGCAACTAGAGCAGATGCTGATGTCCCACGAGGCAACAGAGCCCAAACAGCACATGCCGCATTACGACTACCTCTTCGAATCAGAAAGGCAACAACTGCTAGACAGCCTTGAGCATCAATAG
- a CDS encoding HEAT repeat domain-containing protein, giving the protein MNEIRSGHNDPAEFRRQGQVAKALLGIGKLFKAVRFYPPGHPALESTCQETLNLLAPLLRQGQMVIIIRKTGFYWQEEPVGSDIPPLKDLAFFFFARLVHRLLFLPDLTMRDLEAFARCAIGEPAEIQRAGGLQELLLQQHITGLFLNEIDLQTIQARREKILVEQGIDPGKLDESPFDPPPEPPPEIDTKQILSPETLLENLSAAQLDPAQLLQELEKNNSDQRYRLLCQKLVTILPEHLHEPELSTPRKALLLLARHGAERSRSNDQRRSCLEALDKLARPEILKFFINALCDKHQHSGGRDNIIEALSVFKEKAAVALVDRLANEENSQVRKLLAEALIKLGNCAAPALVERLADNRWYIARNAVAILGRIANRKTAIHVRPYLDHRDHRVRKEAVRSLGRIGGPVALKGLQPLIDNRDRELCPLAIVALGAMQNEAAVGPLIRLLNSFDPLLKTFDLKRRTIKALGAIGSPQAVPHLVKVLRRKRLWKRNLHNKLRSSAAQALGNIATEDSLLALEIACKDPSPLVAHVAREAFDKNLARTKNEP; this is encoded by the coding sequence ATGAATGAAATCCGTAGCGGACATAACGACCCTGCTGAATTTCGCCGGCAGGGGCAGGTTGCAAAAGCCCTTCTCGGTATCGGCAAGCTGTTCAAGGCGGTCCGCTTCTATCCCCCCGGACATCCGGCCCTCGAGAGCACGTGCCAAGAAACCCTTAATCTTCTTGCTCCCCTGCTGCGGCAGGGACAAATGGTAATTATCATTAGAAAAACTGGATTTTACTGGCAGGAAGAACCTGTCGGCAGCGATATCCCACCCCTAAAAGACCTAGCCTTCTTCTTTTTCGCCCGTTTAGTGCATCGCCTGTTATTTCTACCTGACCTGACGATGCGCGATCTTGAGGCTTTCGCTCGCTGTGCCATCGGCGAACCGGCTGAGATACAGCGGGCAGGGGGACTTCAAGAACTTCTTCTGCAACAACATATTACCGGCCTGTTCCTCAATGAAATTGACTTGCAAACCATCCAGGCCCGGCGTGAAAAGATCCTTGTTGAGCAAGGCATCGATCCGGGGAAACTGGACGAAAGCCCCTTTGATCCGCCCCCAGAGCCGCCACCAGAAATCGACACGAAACAGATCCTGTCGCCCGAAACACTGCTAGAGAACCTTTCGGCCGCCCAACTCGATCCGGCACAACTGCTACAAGAGCTGGAAAAGAACAACTCGGATCAACGCTATCGCCTGCTCTGTCAAAAACTCGTTACCATTCTGCCAGAACATCTGCACGAACCGGAGCTGTCCACACCGCGAAAAGCTCTGCTATTACTGGCCCGACATGGTGCCGAAAGATCTCGCAGCAACGACCAACGCCGATCATGCCTGGAGGCCCTCGACAAACTCGCCAGGCCGGAAATACTGAAATTCTTCATCAATGCTCTGTGCGACAAACACCAACACAGCGGGGGGCGTGACAACATTATCGAGGCCCTGAGCGTGTTTAAAGAAAAAGCAGCCGTTGCCCTGGTCGACAGACTGGCCAACGAAGAGAATAGCCAAGTTCGAAAGCTGCTAGCAGAAGCCTTGATAAAACTCGGCAACTGTGCAGCTCCTGCCCTTGTTGAACGACTGGCCGACAACCGTTGGTATATTGCTCGTAACGCAGTGGCCATTCTCGGCAGAATTGCGAACCGTAAGACCGCCATCCACGTTCGCCCCTATCTTGACCATCGCGATCACCGCGTTCGAAAAGAGGCTGTACGATCCTTGGGCCGCATCGGCGGCCCCGTTGCGCTCAAGGGGCTACAGCCCTTGATCGACAACCGGGACCGGGAACTATGCCCCCTGGCAATTGTCGCCCTGGGAGCAATGCAAAATGAAGCGGCAGTCGGACCGTTGATCCGATTGCTAAATTCCTTTGACCCATTGTTGAAGACTTTTGACCTCAAAAGAAGAACGATCAAGGCCCTGGGTGCCATTGGCTCGCCACAAGCCGTCCCTCACCTTGTAAAAGTCCTCAGAAGAAAGCGTCTCTGGAAACGAAACCTCCATAACAAGCTCCGCAGCAGCGCAGCTCAGGCACTAGGGAATATTGCCACCGAGGACTCGCTTCTAGCCCTTGAAATTGCATGCAAGGACCCTTCGCCACTGGTCGCCCATGTAGCGCGGGAAGCTTTCGACAAAAATTTAGCAAGGACCAAAAATGAACCCTGA
- a CDS encoding IclR family transcriptional regulator, translating into MARKEKSEYMIQAVSHALDLLEQFHGDDVDELGVTELSKRLKLHKNNVFRLLATLESRGYIEQNKATENYRLGLKSLELGQTFIKKMGLLHQAKPVLEELVNESNETSYVAIFKDGYIVYLDVVETRLTVRVVSRVGTRLPAYCTAAGKVHLAYMSDEELESVLPSQELDAYTPYSITDRQELKKDLAQVAERGYAFDIEELDIGVRCVAAPIRDYTRRIVGALSISGPATRFSDERLEKELVPLVTRAAEELSTRLGFHK; encoded by the coding sequence ATGGCACGTAAAGAAAAATCCGAATACATGATTCAGGCAGTGTCCCACGCCCTCGATCTGCTTGAGCAGTTCCATGGCGACGACGTTGACGAACTCGGAGTCACCGAGCTGAGCAAGCGGTTGAAGCTTCATAAAAACAACGTTTTTCGCCTCCTTGCAACCCTCGAGTCCCGCGGATATATCGAGCAGAACAAAGCGACCGAAAACTACCGTCTGGGCCTCAAATCCCTGGAGCTTGGCCAAACCTTCATCAAAAAGATGGGCCTGCTGCATCAGGCCAAACCGGTCCTTGAAGAACTGGTCAACGAATCCAACGAAACCTCCTACGTCGCCATCTTTAAGGACGGCTATATCGTTTACCTCGACGTGGTGGAAACCCGCCTGACGGTGCGAGTGGTTTCCCGTGTCGGAACCCGATTGCCGGCCTACTGCACCGCCGCAGGGAAAGTCCATCTGGCTTATATGTCCGACGAGGAACTGGAAAGCGTCTTGCCCAGCCAGGAACTGGATGCCTACACGCCCTATTCCATCACCGACCGCCAGGAGCTCAAGAAAGATCTGGCCCAAGTTGCCGAGAGGGGCTATGCCTTTGACATCGAGGAGCTCGACATTGGTGTCCGTTGCGTTGCCGCCCCGATTCGAGATTACACCCGGCGCATCGTTGGTGCCTTGAGCATCTCCGGTCCCGCTACCCGCTTTTCCGACGAACGACTGGAAAAAGAACTGGTCCCTCTGGTGACTCGCGCCGCCGAAGAACTTTCGACCCGTCTCGGCTTCCACAAGTAG
- a CDS encoding sulfide/dihydroorotate dehydrogenase-like FAD/NAD-binding protein — protein sequence MFEVLQNDTLAPNVHRLVIRAPRIAKARKSGQFVIIHPEKGGERIPLTIADADPQAGTITLFVQAVGPSTLKIVGTPVGDSLQDIAGPLGKETEIERWGKVACVGGGVGTAVLYPLAKALADAGNEVTTIIGGRAKPFIILADALAEFSREVLITTEDGSLGKQGFVTNALQELIDDPELCPQAIFAVGPVPMMRAVCELTRPYGIKTIVSLNPIMIDGTGMCGGCRVKIDNETKFACVDGPEFDGHQVDFALLMDRLTMYREQEAKLVGELPPELQKKIIKVKK from the coding sequence ATGTTCGAAGTTCTGCAAAACGATACGCTGGCACCGAACGTTCACCGACTGGTGATTCGTGCACCGCGTATTGCCAAAGCTCGTAAATCCGGGCAATTTGTTATTATTCATCCGGAAAAGGGTGGTGAACGGATTCCGCTGACCATTGCCGATGCTGATCCGCAAGCCGGCACGATTACTCTGTTTGTCCAGGCAGTTGGCCCCTCGACCTTGAAGATCGTCGGCACACCTGTTGGCGACAGTTTGCAGGACATCGCCGGGCCACTGGGAAAAGAGACCGAAATCGAAAGATGGGGTAAAGTGGCCTGTGTCGGCGGCGGTGTCGGCACGGCGGTCCTCTACCCTCTGGCCAAAGCCCTCGCTGATGCCGGCAACGAAGTGACCACCATCATCGGCGGTCGGGCCAAACCGTTTATTATCTTGGCCGATGCACTTGCCGAATTTTCCCGCGAAGTACTGATTACCACCGAAGACGGCAGCCTCGGGAAGCAGGGGTTTGTGACCAATGCCCTGCAAGAACTCATTGATGACCCCGAGCTCTGTCCTCAGGCTATTTTTGCCGTGGGCCCGGTTCCAATGATGAGGGCGGTATGTGAATTGACCCGTCCCTACGGCATCAAAACCATCGTTAGTCTCAACCCGATCATGATCGACGGCACCGGCATGTGCGGCGGTTGCCGGGTCAAGATTGACAATGAGACCAAATTCGCCTGTGTCGACGGTCCCGAATTCGACGGACACCAGGTTGATTTTGCACTGCTTATGGACCGTTTGACCATGTACCGGGAGCAGGAAGCCAAATTAGTCGGTGAACTGCCACCGGAACTTCAGAAAAAAATCATCAAGGTAAAGAAATAG
- the gltA gene encoding NADPH-dependent glutamate synthase, with translation MKKNLSHKEIMAIKRVKMPEQDAQDRSRNFKEVNLGLNKEQAIREAQRCLQCKSQPCVDGCPVRVRIPEFIEAVAEGDLPEAARILLADNTLPAVCGRVCPQEDQCEVLCVRGAKSGPVAIGYLERFVADWAMEHPEELTGGKPPQPSGKSVAVVGSGPAGLTMAGELAGMGHSVTIFEALHDTGGVLRYGIPEFRLPKRIVDLEVTRLQNLGVSIECNVIVGKTVTLEELSEEFDAVFIGNGAGLPVMLDLDGENLKGVYSANEYLTRVNLMGAWRNDVPTPIIHGRQVAVIGGGNTAMDAVRTARRLGAERAIILYRRSEAEMPARIEEIKHAKEEGIEFILLAAPLEILGDEQGWVTGLRCQKMELGEPDASGRRRPVPIPGTTFELEVDVVVNAIGTRANPLLTATAPNLKLSPKGNIETDNTGATNLPGVFAGGDIVRGGATVILAMGDGKNAAAAIDAYLKKND, from the coding sequence ATGAAAAAAAATCTAAGTCATAAAGAGATCATGGCCATCAAGCGGGTTAAAATGCCCGAGCAAGATGCGCAGGACCGCAGCCGCAACTTCAAAGAAGTTAACCTGGGTCTGAACAAGGAACAGGCGATCCGCGAAGCGCAACGCTGTCTTCAGTGCAAAAGTCAACCCTGCGTTGACGGTTGCCCGGTACGCGTGCGTATTCCGGAATTTATCGAGGCTGTAGCCGAGGGCGATTTACCCGAAGCGGCGCGGATTCTGTTAGCCGACAATACCTTGCCTGCAGTTTGTGGTCGTGTCTGTCCCCAGGAAGACCAGTGTGAAGTCCTCTGCGTGCGCGGTGCTAAAAGCGGGCCGGTAGCCATCGGCTATCTTGAGAGATTTGTCGCCGACTGGGCCATGGAACATCCCGAGGAACTGACTGGTGGAAAGCCCCCCCAGCCGAGCGGAAAAAGCGTTGCGGTGGTCGGCTCCGGTCCCGCCGGTCTGACCATGGCCGGCGAACTCGCAGGCATGGGCCATAGCGTTACCATCTTTGAAGCGCTGCACGACACTGGTGGCGTACTACGCTACGGCATCCCCGAATTCCGCCTGCCGAAACGAATCGTTGACCTCGAAGTAACTCGCCTGCAGAACTTGGGCGTGAGCATTGAATGCAACGTCATCGTCGGCAAGACCGTTACTCTGGAGGAACTGAGCGAAGAGTTCGATGCGGTCTTTATCGGCAACGGGGCTGGTCTGCCGGTAATGCTGGACCTGGATGGAGAAAACCTCAAGGGGGTCTATTCGGCCAACGAATATCTGACCCGCGTCAACCTGATGGGAGCCTGGCGCAACGACGTCCCCACGCCAATCATTCATGGCCGCCAGGTCGCGGTTATCGGTGGCGGCAACACCGCCATGGATGCCGTACGTACCGCCCGCCGTCTCGGTGCCGAGCGTGCCATCATTCTCTACCGCCGCAGCGAAGCGGAAATGCCGGCCCGCATCGAGGAGATTAAACACGCCAAGGAAGAAGGCATTGAATTCATTTTGCTTGCCGCTCCTTTGGAAATCCTTGGTGATGAGCAGGGTTGGGTGACCGGCCTGCGTTGCCAAAAGATGGAACTAGGCGAACCCGATGCCTCCGGCCGGCGACGCCCTGTACCCATTCCAGGAACGACCTTTGAGCTTGAGGTCGATGTTGTGGTCAACGCCATCGGTACCCGTGCCAACCCTCTGCTGACCGCCACGGCACCGAACCTGAAATTGTCCCCCAAGGGCAATATTGAAACGGATAATACCGGGGCGACCAATTTGCCCGGAGTTTTTGCCGGCGGCGATATCGTTCGTGGCGGCGCTACGGTTATCCTGGCCATGGGCGACGGGAAAAATGCTGCTGCCGCTATCGATGCCTATCTTAAAAAAAACGACTGA
- a CDS encoding HD-GYP domain-containing protein, translated as MNPELFQQIVIGFTSTFKGLHLYPAQHPTIRIQLEKLLLRLTTHLEQREMLKMGLLEDTLFIDDHLFAVQTPATTILTQLLKQFQIEALEFHRGLTENELLYFLQLLKQTDIAPEDLEAMLAEQNIEHIRLAGGNPDEDQEPRKIYGRAMTVVNEMFEDVHLGRIPCSKKAKHVVKDMARLTLSDPHALFALSMLKSYDNYTFTHSVNVSVIALAVGRACGLTEEQLRILGLGGLLHDIGKLKIDLEIINKPGRLTEQEFAQIMNHPRLGAEIAHEAEGIPPTAIDIVLGHHLRYDCQGYPADAQLQGSMEMVNMAAIADTYDAITTLRSYQRPVSPRQAVAKMLTVSGTMLHPEYLDAFITSLGTYPVGSLVRLANNEIGLVVRVGTDNPDEIEVKILFDADGQHLSRPRSLQMASNVKHLVVAEVDSFIKGINPVDYF; from the coding sequence ATGAACCCTGAATTGTTCCAGCAGATTGTCATAGGCTTTACCAGCACTTTTAAAGGATTGCACCTTTACCCGGCTCAGCATCCCACCATTCGTATCCAATTGGAAAAACTGCTCCTGCGCCTGACCACCCATCTTGAGCAGCGGGAAATGCTTAAAATGGGTTTGCTGGAAGACACCTTATTCATCGATGACCACCTGTTTGCCGTTCAGACTCCGGCCACCACAATACTTACCCAACTACTGAAGCAGTTTCAGATCGAAGCCTTGGAATTTCACCGAGGCCTTACCGAAAACGAACTGCTTTATTTTCTGCAACTCTTGAAACAGACAGACATCGCCCCGGAGGATTTGGAGGCGATGCTGGCAGAACAAAATATCGAGCATATTCGACTGGCTGGCGGCAACCCAGACGAAGATCAGGAACCGCGCAAAATTTACGGCCGAGCCATGACGGTCGTTAATGAGATGTTCGAAGACGTACACTTGGGGCGCATTCCCTGTTCGAAAAAAGCCAAGCATGTCGTTAAGGACATGGCAAGGCTTACCCTGTCCGACCCCCATGCCCTTTTTGCTCTGTCCATGCTCAAAAGTTACGACAACTACACCTTTACCCATTCGGTCAATGTCTCGGTGATAGCCTTGGCAGTCGGCCGAGCCTGCGGATTAACGGAAGAGCAACTGCGCATTCTGGGGCTGGGAGGTCTGCTGCACGACATCGGCAAATTGAAGATCGACCTGGAGATTATCAACAAACCGGGGCGCCTGACCGAACAGGAATTTGCCCAGATCATGAACCATCCCCGCCTGGGAGCGGAAATCGCCCATGAGGCAGAAGGCATTCCCCCAACAGCTATCGACATCGTGTTGGGTCATCATCTTCGTTATGATTGCCAGGGTTATCCTGCCGATGCGCAATTGCAAGGCTCTATGGAAATGGTCAATATGGCTGCCATTGCGGACACCTATGATGCCATTACAACTCTGCGGTCCTACCAAAGACCGGTCTCTCCGCGACAAGCCGTGGCCAAGATGCTAACGGTCAGCGGAACCATGCTCCATCCGGAATACCTTGACGCCTTTATCACATCCCTCGGCACTTATCCCGTCGGCAGCTTAGTGCGCCTGGCGAACAACGAAATCGGCTTGGTGGTCCGGGTCGGCACTGACAATCCCGATGAAATCGAGGTCAAAATTCTTTTTGACGCAGACGGCCAACATCTGTCAAGACCACGCTCGTTACAAATGGCGAGCAACGTTAAGCACCTGGTGGTGGCTGAAGTCGACAGCTTTATCAAAGGTATCAATCCGGTCGATTATTTTTGA
- the coaE gene encoding dephospho-CoA kinase (Dephospho-CoA kinase (CoaE) performs the final step in coenzyme A biosynthesis.) → MVLGITGGIASGKTTVAQTFQALGAVVVSADLLAREVVRPGAKALRQIAAYFGRQVLREDGTLNRQLLGDMVFNDHQARLALNNITHPAIAELASKRLREAEQEGAPLVVYDAPLLFEAGADRQVDKVLVVKVDAEVQLARLMARDGIDRQKALARIDSQMPQMEKLARADFIVDNSGSPQETEEQVRSLMEYLSPPSREPKDSGSAE, encoded by the coding sequence ATGGTGTTGGGCATAACCGGTGGCATCGCCAGCGGTAAAACAACAGTGGCACAGACTTTTCAAGCGTTGGGGGCTGTGGTGGTTAGCGCTGACCTTTTGGCTCGGGAGGTTGTCCGGCCGGGTGCCAAGGCTTTACGGCAGATCGCCGCGTACTTTGGCCGGCAGGTGCTCAGGGAAGATGGCACCCTTAATCGTCAGTTGCTGGGCGATATGGTTTTTAATGACCATCAGGCCCGTTTGGCGCTGAACAACATTACTCATCCGGCAATTGCCGAGTTGGCCAGCAAGAGACTGCGAGAGGCAGAACAAGAAGGGGCGCCGCTAGTGGTTTATGATGCTCCCTTGCTGTTTGAAGCCGGTGCCGACCGGCAGGTCGATAAGGTATTGGTGGTAAAGGTCGATGCGGAGGTTCAATTAGCACGTTTGATGGCTCGGGATGGAATCGACCGGCAAAAGGCTCTGGCCCGCATAGATTCCCAGATGCCGCAGATGGAAAAACTAGCCCGCGCCGATTTTATTGTCGACAACTCAGGGTCACCACAAGAGACCGAGGAGCAGGTCAGGTCTCTGATGGAATATTTGAGTCCCCCTTCGCGGGAGCCCAAAGATTCAGGAAGTGCTGAATGA
- a CDS encoding alpha/beta hydrolase, producing MTTNEPSQLEALISRAREQGVLNDEQLPFLLTPARPNGYGILLVHGFTASPREMEPLARLLTQLGFTTMGVRLPGHGTSPEDLAIRHHDEWQQAVEEGYLLLQQHTQKIFGLGLSTGALLIIALAARQPLAGMILLSPFLRMKHRLAPAAGLLRFIKKYQSRPVAPEEAATYYDRRPLHGVHQLNRLCRKVRRLARQITIPALLVNGTGDKTVRVDSSLKLFHLLRSQHKIFHLYGPEVGHALTAPENPRRLELYSLIQHFLNLWAPAKGDSNIPSET from the coding sequence ATGACCACTAACGAACCATCACAACTGGAAGCACTCATCTCCCGTGCCCGAGAACAAGGCGTCCTAAATGACGAACAGCTGCCTTTTCTGCTGACGCCGGCCAGGCCCAACGGCTACGGAATTCTGCTGGTTCACGGTTTCACTGCCAGCCCCCGCGAGATGGAGCCCCTTGCCCGGCTTCTGACTCAATTGGGATTTACGACCATGGGGGTACGACTACCGGGTCACGGCACCAGCCCGGAGGATCTGGCCATTCGGCATCACGATGAATGGCAACAGGCAGTAGAGGAAGGATATCTACTATTACAGCAACACACGCAAAAGATCTTTGGACTCGGCCTTAGCACCGGCGCCCTGCTGATCATTGCCCTGGCCGCTCGGCAACCACTGGCGGGAATGATCCTGCTTTCACCTTTCCTACGGATGAAACATCGATTGGCGCCGGCCGCCGGCCTTTTGCGCTTTATCAAAAAGTATCAGAGCCGACCGGTTGCCCCCGAGGAGGCAGCAACCTATTACGACCGCCGACCTTTACATGGAGTCCATCAGCTTAATCGGCTCTGCCGTAAGGTGCGCCGACTGGCTCGCCAAATAACCATCCCTGCACTTCTCGTTAACGGCACGGGAGATAAGACCGTTCGCGTCGACAGCAGCCTGAAACTATTTCACCTGCTGCGGAGTCAACACAAAATCTTTCATCTTTACGGCCCGGAAGTCGGACACGCCCTGACCGCACCGGAGAACCCCCGACGCCTGGAGCTCTACAGTCTCATTCAGCACTTCCTGAATCTTTGGGCTCCCGCGAAGGGGGACTCAAATATTCCATCAGAGACCTGA
- a CDS encoding HEAT repeat domain-containing protein: protein MMLKKRKEALVAALSDTESDVREAAAAALEKLESMQGLGAIAKILKAGSREQQIRAIYALEKVASSKAFSPLVAALNAKEADVRGAALQVLGKKKNVKVLKYMVRHLKDPDPAVRVHAAEALGNFSDRRLTPFLTALLQGSDEELVKSAVRSLAAIADPAAETDLLVLLNDPRPVLRALAAEALGVLPLDETDDPALSR, encoded by the coding sequence ATGATGCTGAAAAAAAGAAAAGAAGCTCTGGTTGCAGCATTGAGCGATACGGAAAGTGATGTGCGTGAAGCTGCCGCAGCGGCACTGGAAAAGCTTGAATCCATGCAAGGCCTGGGTGCTATTGCCAAGATACTGAAAGCCGGCAGTCGCGAGCAGCAGATCCGAGCAATTTATGCTTTGGAGAAGGTAGCCAGCTCCAAGGCTTTTTCTCCGCTGGTTGCCGCTCTTAATGCCAAAGAGGCGGATGTTCGTGGTGCCGCACTTCAGGTTTTGGGCAAAAAAAAGAATGTTAAAGTACTTAAGTACATGGTACGGCACCTTAAAGATCCCGATCCGGCGGTTAGGGTTCATGCAGCCGAAGCTCTTGGCAACTTTTCCGACCGGCGTCTTACTCCCTTTTTAACAGCTCTTTTGCAAGGGTCGGATGAGGAATTGGTCAAAAGTGCCGTGCGGTCCCTCGCCGCCATCGCCGACCCGGCCGCAGAGACCGACCTGCTGGTTCTGCTTAATGATCCGCGTCCTGTCCTGCGAGCCCTTGCTGCTGAAGCCCTGGGTGTACTACCTCTCGATGAAACAGATGATCCCGCCCTTTCCCGCTGA
- the truD gene encoding tRNA pseudouridine(13) synthase TruD: protein MADYLTENFAGTGGTIKECPEDFRVEEIPLYEPCGEGEHLYLDVEKSGLTTLDLLDTLAKALGAKRQEMGYAGLKDARAITRQTISVTKVSPEQAMALQIDGVTILAARYHRNKLRTGHLKGNRFIIRIRNVGPQALERAQEILHVLQMTGVPNYFGKQRYGVLGNNHLVGKAILNGDFPGAIAHIIGDPTAILNSDWQRAAEAFVSGDVEAARSLLPRGMGSEARLLGQLIKGHSPKKALLGMPHKLLRLYLSAYQSCLFDRLVTMRLASLETLWPGDLAYKHDNGACFLVTDPAAEQPRADRLEISPSAPLYGYKVTLSQKQAGILEESLLTKEGLSRESFRLARGLSLEGSRRPLRVPLGKVTVEKENDHLVVAFSLPKGSYATSVLREVIKADET, encoded by the coding sequence ATGGCTGACTACTTGACCGAAAATTTCGCCGGCACCGGCGGCACCATCAAAGAGTGCCCGGAAGACTTCCGCGTCGAAGAGATTCCTCTCTATGAACCTTGCGGAGAAGGCGAACACCTGTATCTCGACGTGGAGAAAAGCGGCCTCACCACCCTCGACTTGCTGGATACTCTGGCAAAAGCCCTCGGCGCCAAACGACAAGAGATGGGCTATGCCGGTCTAAAAGACGCACGGGCGATCACCCGGCAAACCATCTCGGTGACAAAAGTCAGCCCCGAACAAGCCATGGCCTTGCAAATTGATGGCGTTACCATTCTGGCAGCCCGCTATCATCGAAACAAGCTACGCACCGGTCATCTAAAGGGCAATCGTTTTATTATTCGCATTCGCAATGTCGGTCCGCAGGCCCTGGAGAGAGCACAGGAAATCTTGCATGTTCTGCAAATGACCGGGGTGCCCAACTACTTCGGCAAACAGCGCTATGGCGTGCTCGGTAACAACCACTTAGTGGGCAAGGCTATATTGAATGGGGATTTCCCTGGCGCAATCGCTCATATCATCGGTGACCCGACGGCTATCCTCAACAGCGATTGGCAACGAGCTGCCGAAGCCTTTGTCAGCGGCGATGTTGAAGCAGCCCGCAGCCTTCTGCCCCGGGGCATGGGCAGCGAAGCTCGGCTACTGGGCCAGTTAATCAAGGGGCATTCGCCCAAAAAAGCTCTTCTCGGCATGCCGCACAAGCTGCTACGGCTCTATCTGTCGGCCTATCAATCCTGTCTCTTCGACCGACTCGTAACCATGCGGCTCGCCTCACTGGAGACCCTCTGGCCTGGCGACCTCGCTTACAAGCATGACAATGGGGCCTGTTTTCTGGTAACCGATCCGGCCGCAGAGCAACCGCGCGCCGACCGACTGGAGATCAGTCCGTCAGCCCCACTATACGGCTACAAGGTCACATTGAGCCAGAAGCAAGCAGGCATTCTCGAAGAAAGTCTCCTGACCAAAGAAGGTTTGTCCCGCGAAAGCTTCCGCCTTGCTCGGGGCCTCTCTCTGGAGGGGAGTCGCAGACCGCTCCGTGTACCGTTGGGGAAAGTCACTGTCGAAAAAGAGAACGACCATCTGGTCGTAGCCTTTTCCTTACCCAAAGGCAGCTATGCCACCAGTGTTTTGCGCGAAGTGATCAAAGCGGATGAAACCTGA